A single window of Microbispora hainanensis DNA harbors:
- a CDS encoding NRAMP family divalent metal transporter codes for MNPPPGTQTTSPAGTTSGGRRSALLGAMFLMATSAIGPGFITQTTTFTAQLGAAFAFVIVASILVDIAVQLNVWRVIGVSGMRAQTLGNRVLPGSGYFLAALVAFGGLVFNIGNVGGAALGLNALAGIDVKIGGTVSALIAVAIFLSKKAGVAVDRIVVVLGVVMVALTLYVAVVSDPPVGEALRQTVLPDKVDFLAVTTLIGGTVGGYITYAGAHRLIDAGVTGPRNAGQISRGSITGILVTGVMRVILFLASLGVVAGGFKLAAGSTNPAADIFASAAGEVGLRLFGVVLWAAAITSVIGASYTSVSFLASFSPRTDRYRSWITVAFIVVSTAVFLLLGKAPANLLILAGALNGLILPVGLAVILWVAARRRDLMGGYRYPVWLLGIGVLAWALTIYLGWNSLSGISALWS; via the coding sequence ATGAACCCACCCCCCGGCACCCAGACGACCTCGCCCGCGGGCACCACGAGCGGAGGACGGCGCTCGGCGCTGCTCGGCGCGATGTTCCTCATGGCCACGAGCGCCATCGGCCCCGGCTTCATCACCCAGACGACGACGTTCACGGCGCAGCTCGGGGCGGCGTTCGCGTTCGTTATCGTCGCGTCGATCCTCGTCGACATCGCCGTCCAGCTGAACGTGTGGCGGGTGATCGGCGTCTCCGGCATGCGCGCCCAGACGCTAGGCAACCGGGTGCTGCCCGGTTCGGGATACTTCCTGGCCGCCCTCGTGGCGTTCGGCGGCCTGGTGTTCAACATCGGCAACGTCGGCGGCGCGGCGCTCGGCCTGAACGCCCTCGCGGGGATCGACGTCAAGATCGGCGGCACGGTGTCCGCCCTGATCGCCGTCGCCATCTTCCTCAGCAAGAAGGCCGGCGTGGCCGTCGACCGGATCGTCGTCGTCCTCGGCGTCGTGATGGTGGCGCTGACGCTGTACGTGGCGGTCGTCTCGGACCCGCCGGTGGGCGAGGCCCTGCGGCAGACGGTGCTGCCGGACAAGGTCGACTTCCTCGCCGTCACGACGCTGATCGGCGGCACGGTCGGGGGCTACATCACCTACGCGGGGGCGCACCGGCTGATCGACGCGGGCGTGACCGGACCGCGCAACGCCGGTCAGATCTCCCGCGGCTCGATCACCGGCATCCTCGTCACCGGTGTCATGCGCGTGATCCTCTTCCTCGCCTCGCTCGGCGTGGTGGCCGGAGGCTTCAAGCTCGCCGCCGGCTCCACCAACCCGGCCGCCGACATCTTCGCGAGCGCGGCGGGCGAGGTGGGCCTGCGGCTGTTCGGCGTCGTCCTGTGGGCCGCGGCCATCACCTCGGTCATCGGCGCCTCGTACACGTCGGTGTCGTTCCTCGCCAGCTTCTCGCCCCGTACGGACCGCTACCGCTCGTGGATCACGGTGGCCTTCATCGTGGTCTCGACGGCGGTCTTCCTGCTCCTCGGCAAGGCTCCGGCCAACCTGCTGATCCTCGCCGGAGCGCTCAACGGCCTCATCCTGCCCGTCGGCCTGGCCGTGATCCTCTGGGTCGCCGCACGCCGTCGTGATCTCATGGGCGGATACCGCTACCCTGTCTGGCTGCTCGGGATCGGTGTGCTCGCCTGGGCGCTGACCATCTATCTCGGCTGGAACTCCCTCAGCGGGATCAGCGCGCTCTGGAGCTGA
- a CDS encoding LamB/YcsF family protein — protein sequence MRIDLNSDLGEGFGRWTLGDDDALLSIVTSANVACGFHAGDPVIMRRTCETAAARGVVIGAQVGYRDLAGFGRRFIDVPPVELADDVIYQIGALDAFARVAGTRVRYVKPHGALYNAIVHHEAQAAAVVAAVRAYDPGLPVLGLPGSAWLRQASRAGLTTVAECFADRAYTREGRLVPRGVPGAVLHDPAQVAARSVRMARGEPIEAVDGTPLTITADSICVHGDSPGAVAMAIEVRDALKANGIGLVPFAGQPLEEQPLMDTKASFAEERA from the coding sequence ATGCGCATCGACCTCAACTCCGATCTGGGCGAGGGCTTCGGCCGGTGGACCCTCGGCGACGACGACGCGCTGTTGTCGATCGTCACGAGCGCCAACGTCGCCTGCGGGTTCCACGCGGGAGACCCGGTCATCATGCGGCGCACCTGCGAGACCGCGGCCGCGCGCGGCGTGGTGATCGGTGCCCAGGTCGGCTATCGCGACCTGGCGGGCTTCGGGCGGCGCTTCATCGACGTGCCGCCCGTCGAGCTCGCCGACGACGTCATCTACCAGATCGGCGCGCTGGACGCCTTCGCGCGGGTGGCGGGCACCAGGGTCAGGTACGTCAAGCCGCACGGCGCGCTCTACAACGCGATCGTGCACCACGAGGCGCAGGCCGCCGCGGTCGTCGCGGCCGTGCGGGCCTACGACCCCGGCCTGCCGGTGCTCGGCCTGCCCGGCTCGGCGTGGCTGCGCCAGGCGTCCAGGGCAGGCCTCACCACGGTCGCCGAATGCTTCGCCGACCGCGCCTACACCCGCGAGGGCAGGCTGGTGCCGCGCGGCGTGCCCGGCGCCGTCCTGCACGACCCCGCCCAGGTCGCCGCGCGCAGCGTACGCATGGCCAGGGGCGAGCCGATCGAGGCCGTCGACGGGACGCCGCTCACCATCACGGCCGACTCGATCTGCGTGCACGGCGACAGCCCCGGCGCCGTCGCCATGGCGATCGAGGTTCGTGACGCGCTCAAGGCGAACGGCATCGGCCTGGTGCCGTTCGCGGGGCAGCCGTTGGAAGAGCAGCCGCTCATGGACACGAAGGCGTCGTTCGCGGAGGAGCGGGCGTGA
- a CDS encoding GntR family transcriptional regulator, with protein sequence MARYEQIAGDLRDAIVRGDYAIGAQLPSEAELAIRYSAARGTVRQAVALLAAEGLVGSRQGARRIVLGSERSQSFAELHSFAQWARSMGYRASGSVLSARRRPCSPSEAVRLSLELGEEVLDVLRLRRLDGEPVLVERTVYAGWIAPAVERLDPECESVTQELYESVGLVFAYGEHLIDAVAAGSEDARLLEVRRGSPLLRQRRVTTTQEGRPVECSDDRYRAGSVTFSIRNSTAANPLVRRAGD encoded by the coding sequence ATGGCGCGCTATGAACAGATCGCAGGTGACCTGCGGGACGCCATCGTCAGAGGGGACTACGCGATAGGTGCCCAGCTTCCCTCCGAGGCTGAGCTGGCCATACGTTACTCGGCGGCGCGCGGCACCGTCCGCCAGGCCGTCGCCCTGCTGGCCGCCGAGGGGCTGGTGGGGTCGCGGCAGGGCGCGCGGCGCATCGTGCTCGGCAGCGAGCGCAGCCAGAGCTTCGCCGAGCTGCACAGTTTCGCCCAGTGGGCCCGGTCGATGGGCTACCGCGCCAGCGGCAGCGTGCTGTCCGCCCGCCGCCGTCCGTGCTCGCCCTCCGAGGCCGTACGGCTGTCGCTGGAGCTGGGGGAGGAGGTGCTCGACGTGCTGCGGCTGCGGCGGCTCGACGGCGAGCCGGTGCTGGTCGAGCGCACCGTCTACGCCGGCTGGATCGCTCCCGCCGTCGAGCGGCTCGACCCCGAGTGCGAGTCGGTGACCCAGGAGCTCTACGAGTCGGTCGGCCTCGTCTTCGCGTACGGCGAGCACCTGATCGACGCGGTGGCGGCCGGCAGCGAGGACGCCCGGCTGCTCGAGGTGCGGCGGGGCAGCCCCCTGCTGCGCCAGCGCCGCGTCACCACCACCCAGGAGGGCAGGCCGGTCGAGTGCTCCGACGACCGCTACCGCGCCGGCAGCGTGACCTTCAGCATTCGCAACTCGACCGCCGCCAACCCCCTCGTCCGCCGCGCCGGCGACTGA
- a CDS encoding biotin-dependent carboxyltransferase family protein — protein sequence MSEQAVSGPRRALVVLAPGPLTTVQDLGRRRHSHLGVGRSGAADRSALRLANRLLANPENAACLEITLGGLKVRAVGDLLVTLTGAPCPATVTLPDGRTRGAGHASVERLPDGATLRLGVPPRGLRTYLAVRGGIDVPEVLGSRSTDLLSGLGPERPAPGSVLPVGPAPAAFPVTDFAPVPEPEAGVLVLDVIPGPRHDWFTPGALAALCAEPYEVTPHSDRVGMRLRGPRLERARDGELPSEGMVPGALQVPPSGQPTLFLADHPVTGGYPVIAVVRDHHVDRAAQARPGQHVRFRVAGATR from the coding sequence ATGAGCGAGCAGGCGGTGAGCGGGCCTCGGCGGGCGCTGGTGGTGCTGGCCCCCGGTCCCCTCACCACGGTGCAGGACCTCGGGCGGCGCCGGCACAGCCATCTCGGCGTCGGGCGCTCCGGCGCGGCCGACCGGAGCGCGCTGCGGCTGGCCAACCGCCTGCTGGCCAATCCCGAGAACGCCGCCTGCCTGGAGATCACCCTGGGCGGGCTGAAGGTCCGCGCCGTCGGCGACCTGCTCGTGACGCTCACCGGCGCCCCGTGCCCCGCCACCGTCACCCTGCCCGACGGACGCACGCGCGGCGCCGGGCACGCGTCGGTCGAGCGCCTGCCCGACGGGGCCACGCTGCGGCTCGGCGTGCCGCCCCGGGGGCTGCGGACCTACCTGGCGGTCCGCGGCGGGATAGACGTGCCCGAGGTGCTGGGGTCGCGGTCCACCGACCTGCTCTCCGGGCTCGGCCCGGAACGCCCGGCGCCCGGATCGGTGCTCCCCGTCGGGCCGGCGCCCGCGGCGTTCCCCGTGACCGACTTCGCCCCGGTGCCCGAGCCGGAGGCGGGCGTCCTCGTGCTCGACGTGATCCCGGGGCCACGCCACGACTGGTTCACCCCCGGAGCGCTGGCGGCCCTGTGCGCCGAGCCGTACGAGGTGACCCCGCACAGCGACCGGGTGGGCATGCGGCTGCGCGGGCCGCGCCTCGAACGCGCGCGCGACGGCGAGCTGCCGAGCGAGGGCATGGTGCCCGGCGCGCTGCAGGTGCCGCCGTCGGGACAGCCGACGCTCTTCCTCGCGGATCACCCCGTGACCGGCGGCTATCCGGTCATCGCGGTGGTCCGCGATCACCACGTCGACCGGGCGGCGCAGGCCCGTCCCGGGCAGCACGTCCGTTTCCGGGTGGCCGGCGCCACCCGTTGA
- a CDS encoding ABC transporter substrate-binding protein → MIAACGAAPTTAGGGSGSGDSKAASATSVQDFGGMDKLVEAAKKEGKLNTIALPPDWANYGEVIKAFEAKYGIKITNDNPDGSSQDEINAVKTLKGQDRAPDVLDLGSAFALSGAQEGLFAPYKVQSWDKIPDGQKDASGAWYYDYGGYISIGCDAKRVKTCPQTFADLLKPEYKGMVALNGDPTKAGAAFAGVYAASLANQGSFDDIQPGIDFFKKLKENGNFNPVEATPATVEKGETPITLDWDYLQASYAKEFSSKGVDWQIAIPSDGQYANFYAQAINKWAPHPAAARLWQEFLYSTEGQNLWLKGYARPVLLPSMQQDGSADAAMVDQLPKVEGTPSFPTPDQVNKAKEVLASGWGAAVSG, encoded by the coding sequence GTGATCGCGGCATGCGGCGCCGCCCCCACGACCGCCGGCGGCGGCTCGGGGTCGGGTGATTCCAAGGCCGCCTCCGCGACCTCCGTCCAGGACTTCGGCGGGATGGACAAGCTGGTGGAGGCCGCCAAGAAGGAAGGCAAGCTCAACACCATCGCGCTGCCGCCCGACTGGGCCAACTACGGCGAGGTCATCAAGGCGTTCGAGGCCAAGTACGGCATCAAGATCACCAATGACAACCCCGACGGCTCCAGCCAGGACGAGATCAACGCGGTCAAGACCCTGAAGGGCCAGGACCGCGCCCCCGACGTGCTCGACCTCGGCAGCGCCTTCGCGCTCAGCGGCGCCCAGGAGGGCCTGTTCGCCCCCTACAAGGTGCAGAGCTGGGACAAGATCCCCGACGGCCAGAAGGACGCGAGCGGCGCCTGGTACTACGACTACGGCGGCTACATCTCCATCGGCTGCGACGCCAAGCGGGTCAAGACCTGCCCCCAGACCTTCGCCGACCTGCTCAAGCCCGAATACAAGGGCATGGTCGCGCTGAACGGCGACCCGACCAAGGCCGGCGCCGCCTTCGCCGGCGTCTACGCCGCCTCGCTCGCCAACCAGGGCTCGTTCGACGACATCCAGCCGGGCATCGACTTCTTCAAGAAGCTCAAGGAGAACGGCAACTTCAACCCGGTCGAGGCCACCCCCGCCACGGTGGAGAAGGGCGAGACCCCGATCACCCTCGACTGGGACTACCTGCAGGCCAGCTACGCCAAGGAGTTCTCCTCCAAGGGCGTCGACTGGCAGATCGCCATCCCCAGCGACGGCCAGTACGCCAACTTCTACGCCCAGGCGATCAACAAGTGGGCGCCGCACCCCGCCGCCGCCCGCCTCTGGCAGGAGTTCCTCTACAGCACCGAGGGCCAGAACCTGTGGCTGAAGGGCTACGCCCGCCCGGTGCTGCTGCCCTCCATGCAGCAGGACGGCAGCGCGGACGCCGCCATGGTCGACCAGCTCCCCAAGGTCGAGGGCACCCCCTCCTTCCCCACTCCGGACCAGGTCAACAAGGCCAAGGAAGTCCTGGCGAGCGGGTGGGGCGCGGCGGTCTCGGGCTGA
- a CDS encoding ABC transporter permease, whose amino-acid sequence MASLTPQVTPQVTTQAAAGTAPARGGRPRRPRVWRGVVLVLAAVYFLVPLIASFVFTVKEPDQGFSLDAYGQIFSAEGFGGSLLLSLGLGVATIVLVLLLTLPAAVAVRLGAPRLRPVLEVVCTLPLVVPPITFVAGISTVLRWGPDYLATTPLYQTIIAVQNPDFPVVLVLAYVVLALPFAYRSLDAGLGAIDVRTLSEAARNLGASWPHVLLRVIIPNMRSAMASASFLTLALVLGEFTIARLLSFETFPNWIYRISGSQAQVSVAVSVFSLLITWLLLLALSSAGARQRSGS is encoded by the coding sequence ATGGCTTCGCTGACTCCGCAGGTGACCCCTCAGGTGACCACGCAGGCCGCCGCCGGAACGGCGCCCGCGCGCGGCGGCCGGCCGCGGCGTCCGCGGGTGTGGCGCGGGGTGGTCCTCGTGCTCGCCGCCGTCTATTTCCTCGTCCCGCTGATCGCGTCGTTCGTCTTCACGGTGAAGGAGCCCGACCAGGGCTTCTCGCTCGACGCGTACGGCCAGATCTTCTCGGCCGAGGGCTTCGGCGGCAGCCTCCTGCTGTCGCTCGGGCTCGGGGTCGCCACGATCGTGCTCGTGCTGCTGCTGACGCTGCCCGCCGCGGTGGCCGTACGGCTCGGCGCGCCGCGGCTGCGCCCGGTGCTCGAAGTGGTCTGCACGCTGCCGCTGGTGGTGCCCCCGATCACGTTCGTGGCCGGGATCAGCACCGTGCTGCGGTGGGGGCCCGACTATCTGGCGACCACGCCCCTCTATCAGACGATCATCGCGGTGCAGAACCCCGATTTCCCGGTGGTGCTGGTGCTCGCCTACGTCGTGCTGGCGCTGCCGTTCGCCTACCGCTCGCTCGACGCGGGCCTGGGCGCGATCGACGTGCGCACGCTGTCGGAGGCGGCCAGGAACCTCGGGGCGTCGTGGCCCCACGTGCTGCTGCGGGTGATCATCCCCAACATGCGGTCGGCGATGGCGAGCGCGTCGTTCCTCACGCTGGCGCTGGTGCTCGGCGAGTTCACGATCGCCCGGCTGCTCAGCTTCGAGACCTTCCCCAACTGGATCTACCGGATCTCCGGCTCTCAGGCGCAGGTGTCGGTGGCCGTCTCGGTGTTCAGCCTGCTGATCACCTGGCTGC
- a CDS encoding 5-oxoprolinase subunit B family protein encodes MNARLHRCGEHAVLVELDRLEEVVALYDALAADPPRGIVDLVPAARTLLVRFEPPARHSEVESAVLSVRPAAGRLATTEEVVIPVVYDGDDLADVARLTGLTEREVVAAHTGTAWTVAFCGFAPGFGYLIGGDPRLAVPRRPESRVRVPTGAVALAGEFSGVYPRESPGGWQLIGRTETVVWDIAADPPALLRPGVRVRFAEA; translated from the coding sequence GTGAACGCACGGCTGCACCGCTGTGGCGAGCACGCGGTCCTGGTCGAGCTCGACCGCCTTGAGGAGGTCGTCGCCCTCTACGATGCCCTCGCGGCCGACCCTCCTCGGGGGATAGTCGACCTCGTCCCCGCGGCGCGTACGCTGCTCGTCCGGTTCGAGCCGCCGGCACGTCACTCCGAGGTGGAGTCCGCCGTCCTGTCCGTACGGCCGGCCGCGGGCCGCCTGGCGACGACCGAGGAGGTGGTGATCCCGGTGGTGTACGACGGCGACGACCTCGCGGACGTGGCCCGGCTGACCGGGCTCACCGAACGCGAGGTCGTGGCGGCGCACACCGGGACGGCGTGGACGGTCGCCTTCTGCGGTTTCGCCCCCGGCTTCGGCTATCTGATCGGCGGCGATCCCCGGCTGGCCGTGCCCCGGCGGCCGGAGTCGCGCGTACGCGTGCCGACCGGCGCCGTAGCGCTCGCCGGGGAGTTCAGCGGGGTCTACCCGCGCGAGTCGCCGGGCGGCTGGCAGCTCATCGGGCGCACCGAGACCGTGGTGTGGGACATCGCCGCCGACCCGCCCGCCCTGCTGCGCCCGGGGGTCCGGGTGCGGTTCGCGGAGGCGTAG
- a CDS encoding ABC transporter permease, whose amino-acid sequence MRDSRTRSKSRWAAAPLLVFVVIVFGVPMLVLLGGTFTKEGTFSTANLTESLQGAYLTALFGSVKLSALVAVLGGVLGTFLAQAVVTSRFRALREAVLTASGVLANFGGVPLAFAWIATLGNSGVVTTTLGLGEHGWSLYNFWGLALVYLYFSIPLQVLTVVPALDGLRPQWREAAQNNGASTWQFWRYVGIPVLTPSLLGGVVLLFGGAFSAYATAQAMVGSTVPLVTLKIADALTGNVLIGHENVALALSLDMIVVAGLVMAVYLPLQRRSARWLR is encoded by the coding sequence GTGCGCGACAGCCGTACGAGATCGAAGAGCCGGTGGGCGGCCGCGCCGCTGCTGGTCTTCGTCGTCATCGTCTTCGGCGTGCCGATGCTGGTCCTCCTTGGTGGCACGTTCACCAAGGAGGGCACGTTCAGCACCGCCAACCTCACCGAGTCGCTCCAGGGCGCGTATCTGACCGCCCTGTTCGGCAGCGTCAAGCTCTCGGCGCTGGTGGCGGTGCTGGGCGGGGTGCTCGGCACCTTCCTCGCCCAGGCCGTGGTGACCTCCAGGTTCCGCGCGCTGCGCGAGGCGGTGCTGACCGCCTCCGGCGTGCTGGCCAACTTCGGCGGCGTGCCGCTGGCCTTCGCCTGGATCGCCACGCTCGGCAACTCGGGCGTCGTCACCACCACGCTCGGCCTCGGCGAGCACGGATGGAGCCTGTACAACTTCTGGGGTCTCGCCCTGGTCTACCTGTACTTCTCCATCCCCCTGCAGGTCCTCACGGTCGTGCCCGCGCTCGACGGGCTGCGCCCGCAGTGGCGTGAGGCCGCGCAGAACAACGGCGCGAGCACCTGGCAGTTCTGGCGGTACGTCGGGATTCCGGTGCTGACCCCCTCGCTGCTCGGCGGGGTCGTGCTGCTGTTCGGCGGCGCGTTCTCGGCCTACGCCACGGCGCAGGCCATGGTCGGGTCCACCGTCCCGCTGGTCACGCTGAAGATCGCCGACGCGCTCACCGGCAACGTGCTGATCGGCCACGAGAACGTCGCGCTGGCCCTCAGCCTCGACATGATCGTGGTCGCGGGCCTGGTCATGGCCGTCTATCTCCCGCTGCAGCGAAGGAGCGCCCGATGGCTTCGCTGA